A part of Citrifermentans bremense genomic DNA contains:
- a CDS encoding superoxide dismutase: MAAFTAKDYSRLIGMPGFSETLLNNHFTLYQGYVKNTNTLDETLTELRKSGKGSDPAFAELKRRFGWEFNGMRLHEYYFENLGGNQPINQDGRLASRIHQDFGGFDEWVQDFKSVGAMRGIGWAIMYQDLSNGRLFNFWINEHDAGHPAGCAPILIMDVFEHAFMTDYGLKRADYINAFFQNIDWNKAEQRLQM, from the coding sequence ATGGCGGCGTTCACGGCAAAGGATTACTCGAGGCTGATAGGGATGCCCGGGTTTAGCGAAACACTTCTCAACAACCATTTCACCCTCTACCAGGGGTACGTGAAGAACACCAACACCCTTGACGAGACCCTTACGGAGCTGCGCAAGTCCGGCAAAGGAAGCGACCCGGCGTTTGCCGAGCTCAAGCGCCGCTTCGGCTGGGAGTTCAACGGCATGAGGCTGCACGAGTACTACTTCGAGAACCTGGGCGGCAACCAGCCGATCAACCAGGACGGCAGGCTTGCCTCCAGGATCCACCAGGATTTCGGCGGCTTCGACGAGTGGGTCCAGGACTTCAAGTCGGTCGGCGCCATGCGCGGCATAGGCTGGGCCATCATGTACCAGGACCTAAGCAACGGCAGGCTGTTCAATTTCTGGATCAACGAGCATGACGCAGGCCACCCGGCCGGATGCGCTCCCATACTGATCATGGATGTCTTCGAGCATGCCTTCATGACCGATTACGGCCTGAAGCGCGCCGACTACATCAACGCTTTTTTCCAGAACATCGACTGGAACAAGGCGGAGCAGCGGCTGCAGATGTGA
- a CDS encoding efflux RND transporter periplasmic adaptor subunit, which produces MKKIVGAVLLLLVLGVAGYFYFKQPPKPQYKTQKVERGSIVSTVSATGTLNAVVTVQVGTQVSGTIAKLYVDFNSQVKKGQPIAQIDPALFLSAVQQSRGNALNAEASLAKARVTLADAKRTLNRNRALLSEGIIAQSDLDAAQTAYDAALAGVRGAEAVLLQTRGALKQAETNLNYSTIKSPVDGIVVSRNVDVGQTVAASFQTPTLFTIAQDLTKMQIDTSIDESDISRLKVGQKAEFTVDAYPEQTFQGEVVQIRNAPVVTQNVVTYVAVIGVDNRQLLLKPGMTANVSVQTMRKDDLLKVPSAALRFKPKAEKGKDKENGKGAGMPAGAPKGSVRMQGEGRSAAANGSKQTVYLLKGEGKPVPVAITTGISDGASVEVVSGALKEGDDVILEQVSQEKKKSGMGGGPMGPRF; this is translated from the coding sequence GTGAAAAAAATCGTAGGCGCCGTTTTGCTGCTGCTGGTCCTGGGCGTGGCCGGCTACTTCTACTTCAAACAGCCGCCTAAACCGCAGTATAAGACGCAGAAGGTGGAGCGTGGATCGATCGTCTCGACAGTCTCGGCGACAGGGACGCTCAACGCCGTGGTGACCGTGCAGGTCGGCACCCAGGTTTCCGGCACCATCGCGAAGCTCTACGTCGATTTCAACTCCCAGGTCAAGAAGGGGCAGCCGATAGCTCAGATCGACCCGGCCCTGTTCCTCTCCGCGGTGCAGCAGTCTCGCGGCAACGCCCTGAACGCCGAGGCGAGCCTCGCCAAGGCGCGGGTGACCCTGGCCGATGCGAAGAGGACGCTGAACCGCAACAGGGCGCTTCTCTCCGAGGGGATCATAGCGCAAAGCGATCTGGACGCGGCCCAGACCGCCTACGACGCGGCGCTCGCCGGGGTGCGCGGCGCAGAGGCGGTGCTCTTGCAGACCCGGGGCGCCCTGAAGCAGGCTGAGACCAACCTCAACTATTCCACCATAAAGTCGCCGGTAGACGGCATCGTCGTTTCCCGCAACGTGGACGTGGGGCAGACGGTCGCGGCCTCCTTTCAGACCCCGACCCTCTTTACTATCGCGCAGGATCTGACCAAGATGCAGATCGACACCAGCATCGACGAGTCTGACATAAGCCGCCTGAAGGTGGGGCAGAAGGCGGAGTTCACCGTGGACGCCTATCCGGAGCAGACCTTCCAGGGGGAAGTGGTGCAGATCAGGAACGCACCGGTTGTCACCCAGAACGTCGTCACCTACGTCGCGGTAATAGGCGTCGACAACCGGCAGCTCCTTTTGAAGCCCGGGATGACGGCAAACGTCTCAGTGCAGACGATGAGAAAGGACGACCTGCTCAAGGTCCCAAGCGCTGCGCTCAGGTTCAAGCCCAAGGCGGAGAAGGGGAAAGACAAGGAGAACGGGAAGGGCGCCGGCATGCCGGCGGGCGCGCCGAAGGGGAGCGTCAGGATGCAGGGAGAGGGTAGGAGCGCCGCCGCCAACGGCTCGAAGCAGACCGTCTACCTGCTGAAGGGGGAGGGGAAACCCGTCCCCGTCGCCATCACCACCGGGATCAGCGACGGCGCGTCGGTCGAGGTGGTAAGCGGGGCCTTGAAGGAAGGGGACGACGTCATCCTTGAGCAGGTGAGCCAGGAGAAGAAGAAAAGCGGCATGGGCGGCGGCCCGATGGGACCGAGGTTCTAG
- a CDS encoding ABC transporter permease has protein sequence MSSLYQSFLIAVRALRVNKMRALLTMLGIIIGIAAVIAMVAIGAGASKMISDQISSIGSNLLLVLPGSTTSGGLRSGAGGNQTLTYDDAMAIKAECPSVGAVAPQVRGSGQVVYGNQNWSTVVYGATPEVIQVRDWTIVAGRNITQSDVDGATKNCLIGQTVAENLFGAADPIGKIIRIKKIPFTVVGLLGEKGQSPQGQDQDDVIYVPIRTAQRKLLGSQFPNVVGSIMVQAKSGDVLDQAEEEVTALLNQRHRIGPSREVDFTIRNLSELLALTAQSSKVMSILLGAVASISLVVGGIGIMNIMLVSVTERTREIGIRIAIGAKRRDILLQFLTEAVLLTTCGGIIGMLLGVAGARLVASLVGWPTLVSVNTIIIAFAFSAGVGVFFGFYPARKASSLNPIEALRYE, from the coding sequence ATGAGCTCCCTCTACCAGAGTTTCCTGATCGCGGTGCGCGCGCTGCGGGTGAACAAGATGCGGGCGCTGTTGACCATGCTCGGCATCATAATCGGCATCGCCGCGGTCATCGCCATGGTCGCCATAGGCGCAGGGGCGAGCAAGATGATCTCCGACCAGATCTCCAGCATCGGCTCGAACCTGCTCCTGGTGCTTCCCGGCTCCACCACAAGCGGGGGGCTTCGCTCCGGCGCCGGGGGCAACCAGACCCTCACCTATGACGACGCCATGGCGATCAAGGCGGAATGCCCATCGGTCGGGGCCGTGGCGCCCCAGGTGCGTGGCTCGGGGCAGGTGGTTTACGGCAACCAGAACTGGTCCACCGTTGTCTACGGAGCGACGCCCGAGGTGATCCAGGTGCGGGACTGGACCATCGTCGCCGGGCGCAACATCACCCAGTCCGACGTGGACGGCGCCACCAAGAACTGCCTCATCGGCCAGACCGTTGCGGAAAACCTCTTCGGCGCGGCGGACCCCATCGGGAAGATCATCAGGATCAAGAAGATACCGTTCACTGTGGTGGGACTTCTGGGTGAAAAAGGGCAATCCCCCCAGGGGCAGGACCAGGACGACGTCATCTACGTGCCGATCAGGACCGCGCAGCGAAAGCTTCTGGGGAGCCAGTTCCCCAACGTGGTCGGCTCCATCATGGTGCAGGCCAAAAGCGGGGACGTGCTGGACCAGGCCGAGGAGGAGGTGACGGCGCTTTTGAACCAGAGGCACCGCATCGGCCCCAGCCGCGAGGTTGACTTCACCATCAGGAACCTCTCCGAGCTTCTCGCGCTCACCGCCCAGTCGTCCAAGGTCATGTCGATCCTCCTGGGCGCGGTTGCTTCCATCTCGCTAGTGGTAGGCGGCATCGGCATCATGAACATCATGCTGGTCTCGGTCACCGAAAGGACCCGGGAGATCGGGATCCGCATCGCCATCGGCGCCAAGAGGCGCGACATACTGCTGCAGTTTCTGACCGAGGCGGTGCTCCTTACCACCTGCGGCGGCATCATCGGGATGCTGCTCGGTGTGGCGGGGGCGCGGCTGGTAGCCTCGCTGGTGGGGTGGCCCACGCTGGTATCGGTCAACACCATCATCATCGCCTTCGCCTTTTCCGCCGGGGTGGGGGTCTTCTTCGGGTTCTACCCGGCCAGGAAGGCGTCCTCCCTGAACCCGATAGAAGCGCTGAGATACGAGTAA
- a CDS encoding flagellar assembly protein T N-terminal domain-containing protein, which yields MHTVNTLKTVKLLLFLLLLILPCAASANQQDYIEATGIANIVDGRRDTARETALQNAFRRAVEQAVGVLVQSESVVNDFELIKDKICSQSAGYIKKYTISRESFDGDVCTVEIKALVSRVKLEKGLDSHGLLMKKMGKPRIVMLLSEQNATQEKPSFWWGGNSGDIGVAENTIVTKLLQKEFNFVDRDTILSHLKQEGLEGKLYANISNDAAVRILSSGDAEVAIIGQAYAKAGNTAAGTNFRACQATVSARAINTDNGEVLASFTSTATVPHVNAAAGGAQALQKAAGECAEKLQKQILERWKRRVTRSGVVKLVASGLSYAELKEFTALIKERVDEVEDVYERGFSGQTAKLDLEVTGSAKDLAATMSNMEFNGGVVKITSLSANALELQINTK from the coding sequence ATGCACACAGTCAACACCTTGAAAACAGTGAAGCTCCTCCTTTTTCTGCTGCTGTTGATCCTGCCGTGTGCAGCTTCCGCCAATCAGCAGGACTACATCGAGGCAACCGGGATCGCCAACATCGTCGACGGCCGCAGGGACACGGCCCGCGAGACGGCGCTGCAAAACGCCTTCCGCCGTGCGGTGGAACAGGCCGTGGGCGTCCTGGTGCAGTCCGAAAGCGTCGTCAACGACTTCGAGCTGATCAAGGACAAGATCTGCTCCCAGAGCGCAGGCTACATCAAGAAGTACACCATCTCCAGGGAGAGCTTCGACGGCGACGTCTGCACCGTGGAGATCAAGGCCCTGGTCTCCAGGGTGAAGCTGGAAAAAGGGCTGGACAGCCACGGCCTGTTGATGAAGAAGATGGGTAAGCCCCGGATCGTCATGCTCCTCTCCGAGCAGAACGCGACCCAGGAGAAGCCCTCCTTTTGGTGGGGGGGGAACTCCGGCGACATCGGGGTGGCTGAAAACACCATCGTCACCAAGCTGCTTCAGAAGGAATTCAACTTCGTGGACCGCGACACCATCCTCTCCCACCTGAAGCAGGAGGGACTGGAAGGAAAACTCTACGCCAACATCTCCAACGACGCCGCGGTGAGGATCCTCTCCTCCGGCGACGCCGAAGTCGCCATCATCGGCCAGGCGTACGCCAAGGCCGGCAACACCGCCGCCGGCACCAACTTCAGGGCCTGCCAGGCCACCGTCTCCGCCCGCGCCATCAATACCGACAACGGCGAAGTCCTCGCCTCCTTCACCTCGACCGCCACCGTACCGCACGTAAACGCCGCAGCCGGCGGAGCCCAGGCGCTGCAGAAGGCCGCCGGCGAGTGCGCCGAGAAACTGCAGAAACAGATCCTGGAGAGATGGAAGCGGCGCGTGACCCGCTCCGGTGTGGTCAAGCTGGTCGCCTCGGGGCTCAGCTACGCAGAGCTCAAGGAGTTCACCGCCCTGATCAAGGAGCGGGTGGACGAGGTCGAGGACGTCTACGAGCGGGGTTTCAGCGGCCAGACTGCGAAGCTCGACCTGGAGGTAACCGGCAGCGCGAAGGACCTCGCCGCGACAATGAGCAACATGGAGTTCAACGGGGGGGTGGTGAAGATCACTTCGCTTTCCGCCAACGCCCTTGAGCTGCAGATAAACACGAAATAA
- a CDS encoding ABC transporter ATP-binding protein, producing MEEVVRLIDVAKVYTMGEERVEAMKGVSFAVSRGEFVSIMGASGSGKSTCMNILGCLDVPTRGQYLLDGTDVGRLSPDALAEVRNKKLGFVFQGFNLLARTTARENVELPLVYSHVPASERRTRAHEALERVGLAGREGHYSNQLSGGQQQRVAIARALVNNPSIILADEPTGNLDSRTTVEIMSIFQELNRQGITIIMVTHEPDVAEFTGRHIIFRDGLIISDTPHEAKSATLPGEVNP from the coding sequence ATGGAAGAAGTGGTACGTCTCATAGACGTCGCCAAGGTCTACACCATGGGCGAGGAACGGGTCGAGGCCATGAAAGGGGTCTCCTTCGCCGTCAGCCGCGGCGAGTTCGTCTCCATCATGGGTGCCTCGGGGAGCGGCAAGTCCACCTGCATGAACATCCTCGGCTGCCTTGACGTCCCTACTCGCGGCCAATACCTCCTGGACGGAACGGACGTGGGGAGGCTCTCACCCGACGCTCTCGCCGAGGTGCGCAACAAGAAGCTCGGCTTCGTGTTCCAGGGGTTCAACCTCCTGGCCCGGACCACGGCGCGGGAAAACGTCGAGCTTCCGCTGGTCTACTCCCACGTCCCCGCTTCCGAACGCCGGACCCGCGCACACGAGGCGCTGGAGCGGGTGGGGCTTGCCGGGCGCGAGGGGCACTACTCGAACCAGCTCTCCGGCGGCCAGCAGCAGCGCGTCGCCATAGCCAGGGCCCTCGTCAACAACCCTTCCATTATCCTCGCCGACGAGCCGACCGGGAACCTGGATTCCAGGACCACGGTGGAGATCATGTCCATCTTCCAGGAGCTGAACCGGCAGGGGATCACCATCATCATGGTCACCCACGAACCGGACGTGGCCGAATTCACCGGGAGGCACATCATCTTCCGCGACGGCCTGATCATTTCCGATACCCCGCATGAAGCGAAGAGTGCGACGTTGCCGGGGGAGGTGAACCCATGA
- a CDS encoding TolC family protein yields the protein MKRTAKTTAAAALCLLFGVAASGFAQEPTVNLTLKDAIRLGFERNLDLKVELYNPAMAEADIRRSLGIYDPLLTLGADYNRTNSNSTLTFRPQAIDQATVNAGVSQLLPTGTIVGLTGESGWVDSSFNRYYSNGVSLTLNQPLLRNFGQEATELNINVSRVAKEESIERFKTRLSDTVAQIRSDYFKLYNLREVLVVKRTSLALAQRILADTQGRVKAGVLPAMEILNAEFQVATREKEVIDAERGVRDQMDVLRTTLQLDPGTEILIADPPTRDLYQVAEDAALTTALVNRPEIVQQRAVVRINDLQQRVARNQTLPDLSLNANVGVGGFDPRFLRGLEKTATLGDPSWGIGLQFSYPLGNRAAENSYIRSKLSLEQATAQLQSLEVGVTRDVKAAIRQVAANYKQIEVTNRGRAYAEDRLRAFEKRQAVGLATTKDVFDVENDLVTAKGNEIQALVDYNNSITQLWRVTGEILERQGIRVTDKQADPLYDRLK from the coding sequence ATGAAGAGAACCGCCAAAACGACCGCCGCTGCCGCACTTTGCCTGCTGTTTGGCGTGGCCGCCTCCGGGTTTGCCCAGGAGCCCACGGTCAACCTGACGCTGAAAGATGCCATCAGGCTCGGCTTCGAAAGAAACCTCGATCTCAAGGTCGAACTTTACAATCCCGCCATGGCCGAGGCCGACATACGCCGCAGCCTGGGCATTTACGACCCGCTTCTCACCCTGGGCGCCGACTACAACCGCACCAACAGCAACAGCACCCTTACTTTCCGGCCCCAGGCGATCGACCAGGCCACGGTCAACGCCGGGGTGAGCCAGCTTCTCCCCACCGGAACCATCGTCGGTTTGACCGGCGAAAGCGGCTGGGTCGACAGCTCTTTCAACAGGTACTACTCCAACGGGGTCTCCCTGACGCTCAACCAACCTTTGCTGAGAAATTTCGGCCAGGAGGCGACCGAGCTCAACATCAACGTCTCGCGCGTCGCCAAGGAGGAGTCGATCGAGAGGTTCAAGACCCGGTTGAGCGACACGGTTGCCCAGATACGCAGCGACTACTTCAAGCTCTACAACCTGCGCGAGGTGCTGGTGGTGAAGAGGACCTCGCTTGCACTGGCACAGCGCATACTCGCAGATACCCAGGGGCGCGTGAAAGCCGGGGTCCTTCCGGCCATGGAGATCCTTAACGCCGAGTTCCAGGTGGCGACGCGGGAGAAGGAAGTGATAGACGCGGAAAGGGGGGTCAGGGACCAGATGGACGTGCTGAGGACGACCCTGCAGCTCGACCCCGGCACCGAGATCCTCATCGCCGACCCGCCGACCCGCGACCTTTACCAGGTGGCCGAAGACGCCGCCCTGACCACGGCGCTCGTCAATCGCCCCGAAATCGTCCAGCAGCGGGCCGTGGTGCGCATCAACGACCTGCAGCAGCGCGTGGCGCGGAACCAGACCCTTCCCGATCTCTCCCTGAATGCCAACGTCGGGGTGGGGGGATTCGACCCCCGCTTCCTGCGTGGCCTGGAGAAGACCGCCACCCTAGGAGACCCGAGCTGGGGGATCGGCCTTCAGTTCAGCTACCCGCTTGGTAACCGCGCCGCGGAGAACAGCTACATCAGGAGCAAGCTTTCGCTGGAGCAGGCCACGGCGCAGCTGCAGAGCCTCGAGGTGGGGGTGACGAGGGACGTCAAGGCGGCGATCAGGCAGGTCGCGGCGAACTACAAGCAGATCGAGGTCACCAACCGGGGGAGGGCCTACGCCGAGGACAGGCTGCGAGCCTTCGAGAAGCGGCAGGCCGTTGGGTTAGCCACCACCAAGGACGTCTTCGACGTGGAGAACGACCTGGTCACCGCCAAGGGGAACGAGATCCAGGCCCTGGTAGACTACAACAACTCCATCACCCAGCTTTGGCGGGTGACTGGGGAGATCCTGGAGCGCCAGGGGATCCGCGTCACCGACAAGCAGGCCGACCCTCTCTACGACAGGCTGAAGTAG